One Alphaproteobacteria bacterium LSUCC0396 genomic region harbors:
- a CDS encoding formate dehydrogenase subunit alpha, which produces MLRKKTSGVARGPQSSSFISKATETVVDRRAFLRGSGLAIGGLATAAALVGSNVTPAKAAFSGAAAEIKKSVCTHCSVGCTVIAEVQNGVWTGQEPGWDSPINLGAHCAKGSSVRETASGERRLKYPMKLVGGKWVRMSWDDAINEIGDQMLDIREKSGPDSVYWLGSAKHNNEQAYLFRKLYAYWGSNNGDHQARICHSTTVAGVANTWGYGAMTNSYNDMHNSKAIFIIGGNPAEAHPVSLMHVLKAKEQNNAPVIVCDPRFTRTAAHADEYVRFRPGSDVALIWGIMWHIFENKWEDKEFIRQRVYGMEDVLAEVKKWNPAETERVTGVPGSQLKRVAQIMANNRPGTFVWCMGGTQHTNGNNNTRAYCAFQLALGNMGTAGGGANIFRGHDNVQGATDMCVLSHSLPGYYGLAAGSWKHWARVWGEDYEWLKGRFASIKGKDGKSKSLMNSSGIPVSRWIDGVLENKENMDQPDNLRAMVFWGHAPNSQTRMKEMKTAMEKLDLMVVIDPYPTVSAVLSDRTDGVYLLPATTQFETYGSVTASNRSIQWREKVIEPSFDSLPDHTIIYKFAKKLGFADRMFRKIKVTNDEPLIEDVTREFNSGMWTIGYTGQSPERLKAHMANQHVFDRTSLQAVGGELDGEYYGLPWPCWGTAEMGHPGTPLLYDTSKPVAEGGLCFRARFGVEHEGNNLLAEGSYPVGSEIKDGYPEFTMGMLKKLGWDGDLTADERSAIEKVAGDKTNWKVDLSGGIQRVAIKHGCAPFGNAKARVKVWTFPDPIPLHREPLYTSRRDLVADYPTYSDRKLYRLPTLYKSIQDKDYSVEYPMILTSGRLVEYEGGGDETRSNPWLAELQQDMFVEMNPFDANGKNIRNGDMVWVKTPEGAQIKVMAMVTERVAKGVAFLPFHFGGHLEGVDQRSKYPEGSDPYVLGEAANTAMTYGYDSVTLMQETKCSLCTIERV; this is translated from the coding sequence ATGCTTAGAAAGAAGACGTCCGGGGTTGCGAGAGGCCCCCAGTCATCGTCTTTCATTAGTAAAGCAACCGAAACGGTTGTTGACCGTCGCGCGTTTTTGCGTGGTTCAGGTCTTGCTATTGGAGGTTTGGCTACGGCCGCTGCACTTGTGGGGTCAAATGTGACGCCAGCAAAAGCTGCATTTTCAGGAGCAGCAGCAGAAATTAAAAAGTCAGTCTGCACCCATTGTTCTGTCGGTTGTACCGTTATTGCAGAAGTGCAAAACGGTGTATGGACGGGGCAAGAGCCTGGTTGGGACAGTCCAATCAATCTTGGAGCGCATTGTGCCAAAGGTTCTTCAGTTCGGGAAACTGCAAGCGGTGAACGCCGTTTAAAATACCCAATGAAACTAGTTGGTGGAAAATGGGTTCGGATGAGTTGGGATGACGCCATCAATGAAATTGGCGATCAGATGCTCGATATCCGTGAAAAGTCTGGCCCTGACTCAGTTTATTGGCTTGGTTCGGCTAAGCATAACAACGAGCAGGCATATCTGTTCCGTAAGCTATACGCGTATTGGGGATCCAATAACGGTGACCACCAAGCTCGTATTTGTCACTCAACCACAGTGGCCGGTGTTGCGAACACCTGGGGCTATGGTGCGATGACAAACTCCTATAATGATATGCACAATTCAAAAGCAATTTTCATTATTGGCGGTAACCCTGCTGAAGCTCACCCCGTTTCATTGATGCATGTTCTTAAAGCAAAAGAGCAAAACAATGCACCAGTGATTGTTTGTGACCCACGTTTCACCCGTACAGCAGCTCATGCAGATGAGTATGTTCGCTTCCGTCCGGGATCAGACGTTGCCCTTATCTGGGGTATTATGTGGCACATTTTTGAAAACAAGTGGGAGGATAAAGAATTTATCCGCCAGCGTGTTTACGGCATGGAAGATGTCCTTGCTGAAGTCAAAAAATGGAACCCGGCTGAAACCGAGCGTGTAACTGGTGTTCCAGGATCGCAGCTCAAGCGTGTTGCCCAGATTATGGCAAACAATCGTCCAGGCACCTTTGTATGGTGTATGGGAGGCACACAGCATACAAACGGCAACAACAATACCCGGGCTTATTGTGCGTTCCAGCTTGCACTTGGAAATATGGGTACTGCCGGCGGTGGTGCAAACATTTTCCGGGGCCATGATAATGTTCAGGGTGCCACAGATATGTGCGTTCTTTCTCATTCACTGCCTGGCTATTATGGGCTTGCAGCTGGATCATGGAAGCATTGGGCACGTGTTTGGGGCGAGGACTATGAATGGCTAAAAGGGCGGTTTGCATCAATCAAAGGCAAAGACGGCAAGTCCAAGAGCCTAATGAATTCAAGTGGTATTCCCGTATCACGTTGGATTGATGGTGTTCTTGAAAACAAAGAGAACATGGACCAGCCAGATAATCTTCGTGCGATGGTTTTCTGGGGCCATGCTCCAAACTCGCAGACCCGTATGAAGGAAATGAAGACGGCGATGGAAAAGCTCGACTTGATGGTCGTGATTGATCCTTACCCTACTGTCTCTGCTGTGCTTTCTGATCGTACAGACGGTGTTTATTTGCTTCCGGCGACTACGCAGTTTGAGACCTATGGCTCCGTTACAGCTTCAAACCGGTCAATCCAATGGCGTGAAAAGGTTATCGAGCCTTCATTTGACTCGCTCCCTGATCATACAATCATTTATAAGTTTGCCAAAAAACTTGGCTTCGCTGATCGTATGTTCCGCAAAATAAAAGTCACCAATGATGAGCCACTAATCGAAGATGTCACCCGTGAGTTTAACAGTGGCATGTGGACCATCGGATACACTGGCCAGTCGCCAGAACGTCTGAAAGCTCACATGGCTAATCAGCACGTGTTCGATAGAACATCATTGCAGGCTGTTGGTGGTGAGCTTGATGGTGAATATTATGGCTTGCCTTGGCCTTGTTGGGGTACAGCAGAGATGGGGCATCCAGGCACACCTCTACTATACGACACTTCAAAACCAGTGGCTGAAGGGGGTCTTTGTTTCCGTGCCCGATTTGGGGTAGAGCATGAGGGCAACAATCTGTTGGCTGAAGGTTCTTACCCCGTTGGGTCTGAAATCAAGGACGGTTACCCAGAATTTACGATGGGTATGCTGAAGAAGCTTGGCTGGGATGGTGACCTGACTGCTGACGAACGTTCGGCAATTGAAAAGGTTGCTGGTGACAAGACCAACTGGAAGGTTGATTTGTCAGGTGGTATCCAAAGGGTTGCGATCAAGCATGGTTGTGCACCATTTGGTAACGCGAAGGCACGTGTAAAGGTCTGGACATTCCCAGATCCAATTCCGCTCCATCGTGAGCCATTGTACACATCGCGTCGTGATCTTGTGGCCGATTATCCAACCTACTCAGACCGTAAGCTCTATCGTCTGCCGACTTTATATAAGTCGATCCAGGATAAGGATTATTCGGTTGAATATCCGATGATTCTGACCTCAGGTCGTTTGGTCGAATATGAGGGCGGTGGTGATGAAACCCGTTCAAACCCATGGCTTGCTGAATTACAGCAGGACATGTTTGTTGAGATGAACCCATTTGATGCCAATGGAAAGAATATCCGTAACGGCGATATGGTTTGGGTGAAGACACCTGAAGGCGCGCAGATCAAGGTCATGGCCATGGTCACGGAACGTGTCGCCAAAGGTGTTGCCTTCTTGCCATTCCATTTTGGTGGGCATCTTGAGGGGGTAGACCAACGGTCCAAGTATCCAGAGGGATCCGATCCTTATGTACTTGGTGAAGCAGCCAACACGGCCATGACTTATGGCTATGACTCAGTGACATTGATGCAGGAGACGAAATGTTCGCTCTGCACAATTGAACGCGTATAA
- the fdh3B gene encoding formate dehydrogenase FDH3 subunit beta, translated as MARMKFLCDAERCIECNACVTACKNEHEVPWGVNRRRVVTIQDGKPGERSISVACMHCSDAPCMAVCPVDCFYQTEQGVVLHSKDLCIGCGYCFYACPFGAPQYPQAGNYGSRGKMDKCTFCAGGPEDDMSSLEFQKYGRNRLAEGKLPICAEMCSTKALLAGDGDQVSNIFRERIVARGFGSGAWGWGTAYSIKG; from the coding sequence ATGGCAAGAATGAAATTTCTTTGTGATGCAGAACGCTGTATCGAATGTAACGCCTGTGTTACTGCATGTAAGAACGAGCATGAGGTTCCGTGGGGTGTGAACCGTCGTCGGGTGGTTACCATCCAAGACGGCAAGCCCGGCGAACGCTCAATCTCAGTTGCATGTATGCATTGTTCAGACGCGCCTTGTATGGCTGTCTGTCCTGTGGATTGCTTCTACCAGACCGAACAGGGTGTGGTATTGCATTCAAAGGACCTCTGCATTGGCTGTGGTTATTGCTTCTATGCTTGCCCATTTGGAGCACCGCAATATCCGCAGGCTGGTAACTATGGTTCACGTGGCAAAATGGACAAATGTACATTCTGCGCAGGTGGCCCAGAGGACGACATGAGCAGCCTCGAATTCCAGAAATACGGTCGTAACCGTCTGGCTGAAGGCAAACTGCCAATTTGTGCAGAAATGTGTTCAACTAAAGCGTTGCTGGCAGGGGATGGAGACCAAGTCTCTAACATCTTCCGTGAGCGGATCGTTGCCCGTGGATTTGGGTCAGGCGCTTGGGGATGGGGCACTGCATATTCCATCAAGGGCTAA
- the moaA gene encoding GTP 3',8-cyclase MoaA: protein MDNVVPPKTLIDPFGRTVDYIRVSVTDRCDFRCVYCMAEHMTFLPKAELLSLEELEQVCRNFMALGTRKIRLTGGEPLVRRNIMHLIRNLGSEVKAGNLDELTITTNGSQLHKMADELVDAGVKRLNISIDTLDPDRFREITRWGDLDNVLAGLEAAKRAGLDIKLNAVALKGVNEFDLGNMVAWAGDQGFDMTIIEVMPMGDIGNENRVDQYLPLSQVRAELSKRFTLTDSNFQTPGPARYVTVEETGRRLGFITPLTHNFCESCNRVRVTCTGQLYMCLGQDDNADLAKALRDHGEDGLRDAIIEAIGRKPKGHDFVISRRSPSAAVARHMNVTGG, encoded by the coding sequence ATGGATAATGTAGTGCCACCAAAAACCCTTATCGACCCTTTCGGGCGAACGGTTGATTATATCCGCGTGTCGGTTACCGATCGATGCGATTTCCGGTGCGTCTATTGTATGGCCGAACATATGACATTCCTGCCAAAGGCGGAATTGCTGTCGCTTGAGGAGCTTGAGCAGGTTTGCCGTAATTTTATGGCACTCGGTACCCGCAAAATCCGGCTAACGGGCGGTGAGCCCTTGGTGCGCCGTAACATCATGCATCTTATCCGTAATCTTGGCAGTGAAGTGAAAGCCGGCAATCTGGATGAATTAACAATCACCACCAATGGCAGTCAATTGCATAAAATGGCGGATGAGCTGGTCGATGCCGGTGTAAAGCGGCTGAATATCTCAATTGATACTCTTGATCCGGATCGGTTCCGTGAAATCACCCGTTGGGGTGATCTGGATAATGTGCTTGCCGGTCTTGAGGCGGCAAAACGCGCTGGTCTAGATATCAAGCTGAATGCCGTGGCCTTGAAAGGCGTTAATGAATTTGACCTTGGCAACATGGTTGCATGGGCTGGTGATCAGGGATTTGACATGACGATCATCGAGGTTATGCCGATGGGTGATATCGGTAATGAAAACCGCGTTGATCAATATCTGCCGCTTTCGCAGGTGCGGGCCGAACTGTCCAAACGCTTTACACTGACTGACAGCAATTTTCAAACGCCCGGGCCGGCGCGTTATGTAACGGTCGAGGAAACCGGCCGCAGGTTGGGCTTTATTACGCCGTTGACGCATAATTTCTGCGAATCCTGTAATCGGGTACGAGTTACCTGCACCGGACAGCTTTATATGTGTCTTGGTCAGGATGATAATGCTGATCTGGCAAAGGCGCTTCGCGACCATGGTGAAGACGGGCTCCGTGATGCCATCATCGAGGCTATTGGTCGTAAACCAAAAGGGCATGATTTTGTGATTAGCCGGCGTTCGCCTTCAGCCGCTGTCGCGCGCCATATGAATGTAACCGGGGGCTAA
- a CDS encoding S1C family serine protease, translating to MIHHLINIKLLRYLFFGLAAISLGVFGHAANAEHGAKTWTKAKKSLVAVNPVWPGYDRPGFGAPQGTAPAGTGVYFSMNEAQDTAFILTAAHVVAQAKSIEIVDFSGNSSAASLHAIDWRRDIAVLKTDLIGTGIVVTDDRPLIGSHVCALGNSFGLGTGMSCGIVSAVGRSNIGFNEVEDFIQTDAAVNPGMSGGALVDPDGRLIGLIDGIFTKEADIDAGVNFAISVPLLRQSLAEHLSAGVQF from the coding sequence ATGATACATCACCTGATAAATATTAAACTATTAAGATATCTATTTTTTGGCCTTGCAGCGATTAGTTTAGGCGTGTTTGGCCATGCTGCCAATGCAGAGCATGGTGCTAAAACATGGACAAAGGCAAAAAAATCGCTGGTGGCTGTTAATCCGGTTTGGCCGGGTTACGACCGTCCGGGATTCGGTGCGCCGCAGGGGACTGCACCGGCTGGAACCGGTGTCTATTTCAGTATGAATGAGGCACAGGATACAGCGTTTATTCTCACTGCTGCTCATGTTGTGGCGCAGGCAAAATCTATTGAAATTGTTGATTTTTCTGGAAATTCATCTGCCGCATCTCTGCATGCCATAGATTGGCGGCGTGATATTGCCGTTTTAAAAACAGATCTGATCGGAACCGGTATTGTCGTTACCGATGATAGGCCGCTTATTGGAAGCCATGTCTGCGCCCTTGGAAACAGCTTTGGACTGGGGACAGGCATGAGCTGCGGTATTGTATCTGCGGTCGGTCGTTCCAATATAGGATTTAATGAAGTCGAGGATTTTATCCAGACAGATGCGGCGGTGAACCCCGGAATGTCTGGCGGGGCGCTGGTGGATCCGGACGGCCGTCTGATCGGACTCATTGATGGAATTTTTACAAAGGAAGCCGATATTGACGCCGGTGTGAATTTTGCCATTTCAGTGCCGCTTTTGCGCCAGAGTCTGGCCGAACATTTAAGCGCAGGGGTGCAGTTCTAA
- a CDS encoding formate dehydrogenase subunit gamma, which yields MFKRYLGILAVMLTMFIGTAASVTPAVAQVNGEVPGTALGIKSDTDLWRFVRTGNAGSTQMKDELSAVMIQSEGDNWRAFRNGPLSIYGAYGLAGIIGLLVVFYMVRGRIRIDAGPSEDKILRFGTIDRFAHWLMAGSFVVLGITGLNMLYGRYVLLPVLGKDTFATITAFGKYAHNYLAFAFMVGLALSFVLWVRHNIPNKLDLKWLAMGGGIFAKGVHPPARKFNAGQKIIFWAVMIGGLSVSMSGIALMFPFQTHMFAETFAMLNGLGFSLPTDFTPLQEQQMNQLWHGVVSLALVTMIIAHIYIGSVGMEGALDAMNSGMVDRNWAKEHHNLWVEEEDQKANPKPAE from the coding sequence ATGTTTAAAAGATATTTAGGTATTTTAGCGGTTATGTTGACGATGTTTATCGGCACTGCCGCATCTGTTACACCTGCCGTTGCGCAAGTAAATGGTGAGGTACCGGGTACTGCGCTTGGCATCAAATCAGACACAGATTTATGGCGGTTTGTGCGCACAGGTAATGCTGGATCGACGCAGATGAAGGATGAATTGTCGGCTGTGATGATTCAATCTGAAGGCGACAATTGGCGCGCGTTTCGCAATGGCCCGTTGTCAATTTATGGCGCGTATGGACTTGCCGGCATCATTGGCCTGTTAGTGGTGTTTTATATGGTTCGTGGTCGCATCCGTATCGATGCAGGCCCGTCTGAAGATAAAATTCTGCGCTTTGGCACGATTGACCGCTTTGCGCATTGGTTGATGGCCGGTTCATTTGTCGTGCTAGGTATCACTGGCCTTAATATGCTTTACGGCCGTTATGTGCTGTTGCCAGTTTTGGGAAAGGACACTTTTGCGACCATCACTGCATTTGGCAAATATGCGCATAATTATCTGGCTTTTGCCTTTATGGTTGGCTTGGCGCTGTCGTTCGTTCTTTGGGTGCGTCACAATATTCCAAACAAGCTTGACCTTAAATGGCTGGCGATGGGTGGCGGTATTTTTGCCAAGGGTGTTCATCCACCAGCGCGGAAATTCAACGCAGGTCAGAAGATCATTTTCTGGGCGGTGATGATCGGTGGCTTGTCGGTCAGCATGTCAGGCATCGCTTTGATGTTCCCGTTCCAGACACATATGTTCGCTGAAACATTCGCGATGTTGAACGGTCTTGGCTTTAGTCTGCCAACCGACTTTACACCATTGCAGGAACAGCAGATGAACCAGCTGTGGCACGGTGTTGTGTCACTTGCGCTTGTGACCATGATCATTGCGCATATCTATATTGGTTCGGTTGGCATGGAAGGCGCTCTTGACGCGATGAATTCAGGTATGGTTGACCGTAACTGGGCGAAAGAGCACCATAATCTTTGGGTTGAAGAAGAAGATCAAAAGGCCAACCCAAAGCCGGCTGAATAA
- a CDS encoding twin-arginine translocation signal domain-containing protein, with translation MENKNRKDAVADRRDFLKRSAVSVAAAGVVAVAGKTASASEVEAPTGSGYRETEHVKAFYASARF, from the coding sequence ATGGAAAATAAAAACAGAAAAGATGCGGTGGCGGATCGTCGTGACTTCCTCAAGCGTTCTGCGGTTTCTGTTGCAGCTGCCGGTGTGGTAGCGGTTGCAGGAAAAACAGCGTCAGCAAGTGAAGTTGAGGCGCCTACGGGCTCTGGCTACCGTGAAACTGAACATGTGAAGGCGTTTTATGCCTCAGCACGGTTTTAA
- the mobB gene encoding molybdopterin-guanine dinucleotide biosynthesis protein B yields MMTEAHLIRPGRHGAIFGFAGWSGSGKTTLVEKIIAHISASGVDVATIKHAHHHFDADHAGKDSYRHREAGSRQVLVSSAYRSAHFIEHGDRGEPELSTLLDQLMPADLVLVEGFKSYPIQKIEIHRPSVGKPILYPNDDLVIALASDEQISDCPLTFFDLEDVAGIASFILMQTKLKQAS; encoded by the coding sequence ATGATGACCGAGGCGCACCTTATTCGCCCGGGTCGGCATGGAGCCATTTTCGGGTTCGCGGGTTGGTCTGGTTCAGGCAAAACCACGCTTGTTGAAAAGATCATTGCCCATATCAGCGCCAGCGGGGTTGATGTTGCAACAATAAAACACGCACATCATCATTTTGATGCCGATCATGCTGGCAAAGATAGCTATCGTCACCGTGAGGCGGGGTCGCGGCAGGTTCTGGTATCATCGGCCTATCGCTCGGCGCATTTTATTGAACATGGTGATCGCGGCGAACCTGAACTTTCCACGTTACTCGACCAATTAATGCCGGCCGATCTGGTGCTTGTTGAGGGCTTTAAAAGCTATCCTATTCAAAAGATCGAGATACACCGGCCATCGGTTGGCAAGCCAATCCTTTATCCGAACGATGATTTGGTGATTGCGTTGGCGAGTGATGAACAAATTAGTGACTGCCCGTTGACCTTTTTTGATCTTGAGGATGTTGCCGGTATCGCGTCGTTTATATTGATGCAAACAAAGCTGAAGCAGGCGAGCTAG
- a CDS encoding molecular chaperone has translation MSGSNTAEVEIPQEDILRADMYDFLASLLRKEPSDALIEEVGRLQGDSSPIGSACLTLSHLAKTLDNGLIRNEYVTMFIGVGRGEILPFASYYLTGFLNDKPLANLRADMDAIGIRRAEGVKEPEDHIASLFDIMSGLIRGRFGRCYSIGEQATFFRKHIEPWADLLMRDIEAAKTVVFFAPVGSIGRAFLEIESEAFSMDGTG, from the coding sequence ATGTCGGGTTCGAATACAGCAGAAGTTGAAATTCCTCAGGAGGATATCCTCCGTGCTGATATGTATGATTTTCTTGCGTCTTTGCTGCGCAAGGAGCCTAGTGATGCGCTGATTGAAGAGGTTGGGCGCCTGCAGGGCGACAGCTCGCCGATCGGCAGCGCGTGTCTAACCTTGTCTCACCTCGCCAAAACCCTCGATAATGGCCTGATTCGGAATGAATATGTGACAATGTTCATTGGTGTTGGCCGCGGTGAAATACTGCCATTTGCATCCTATTACCTGACCGGTTTCCTGAACGATAAGCCGCTGGCGAACTTACGCGCCGACATGGACGCGATTGGTATCCGCCGCGCCGAGGGTGTAAAAGAGCCTGAAGATCACATTGCGAGCCTGTTTGACATCATGTCAGGATTGATTAGAGGGCGCTTTGGCCGCTGCTATTCAATTGGTGAGCAGGCGACATTCTTTCGTAAACATATCGAACCTTGGGCAGACTTGCTGATGCGCGATATTGAGGCGGCAAAAACGGTGGTGTTTTTTGCGCCTGTGGGCAGCATTGGTCGAGCCTTTTTAGAAATTGAAAGCGAAGCTTTCAGCATGGATGGAACAGGGTAG
- a CDS encoding S8 family serine peptidase, with the protein MLRRCLGLIASLLFFVAPADVIAVDNTDDDSLAQFCVDLQPKANQTANPDEMIKIAQIFAAQNGWKLARHTHNQRGMAARFHYIFQIDKITQFRLSAFFVADRLRGMRNEIYHGLDPVTLSVFKPDCNLRERRKITYLDDGRMERVTVQHSDKSDEQIWINPPPLAKINNKRQGTNPALIVGHIDSGIDYRRPDFQPHLIYDRDGNLVARDLWDGDSLPFDANLARSPFYPQSHGSYVVDILSRVGPDFRLLPVRYPRRNMRLMEDAVEWLATHKARIVMMPLGSRDADEWEAFFAAAARHPEMLFIISAGNNGVDLSKQPTYPAVNQLSNTLTVTSTLKDGSLADGVNFGQDVSIGLPAENLPAIGVGNQETMMSGSSFAVPKLAGYAICIVASTKTAKMDGAELARAVKDSIRPQHHNYAYGLFLSDSQIDAECAPYRRASQ; encoded by the coding sequence ATGTTACGACGTTGTCTCGGCTTGATTGCAAGCTTGCTATTTTTTGTCGCACCTGCGGATGTCATTGCCGTCGACAATACCGATGACGATAGTCTGGCACAATTCTGCGTTGATTTGCAGCCAAAAGCCAATCAGACCGCGAATCCAGACGAGATGATCAAAATTGCCCAGATATTCGCGGCGCAAAATGGCTGGAAACTGGCGCGGCATACCCACAATCAACGCGGCATGGCGGCAAGGTTTCATTATATTTTTCAAATTGATAAGATTACCCAGTTCAGGCTGTCGGCTTTTTTTGTGGCTGACCGATTGCGCGGGATGCGAAACGAGATCTATCACGGCCTTGATCCGGTGACATTGTCGGTGTTCAAACCGGATTGCAATTTGCGTGAACGCCGCAAGATCACCTATTTGGATGATGGCAGGATGGAACGGGTGACAGTGCAACATAGCGATAAATCTGATGAGCAGATATGGATTAACCCGCCGCCCCTCGCAAAGATAAATAACAAGCGTCAGGGCACAAATCCAGCCTTAATTGTGGGGCATATCGATTCTGGAATCGATTATCGCCGTCCTGATTTCCAGCCCCATCTGATTTATGACCGTGACGGCAATTTGGTTGCCCGTGACCTGTGGGACGGCGATAGCCTGCCGTTCGATGCCAACCTTGCACGCAGCCCATTTTACCCGCAAAGCCATGGAAGCTATGTCGTTGATATATTAAGCCGCGTTGGCCCGGATTTTCGGCTTTTGCCAGTGCGATATCCCCGCCGCAATATGCGTTTGATGGAAGACGCGGTCGAATGGCTAGCCACTCACAAAGCGCGCATTGTGATGATGCCACTCGGCAGCCGCGATGCCGATGAATGGGAGGCCTTTTTTGCCGCCGCCGCGCGTCATCCAGAAATGCTGTTTATCATCTCAGCTGGCAATAACGGTGTCGATTTGAGCAAACAACCGACCTATCCGGCAGTGAACCAGCTTTCGAATACCTTAACCGTTACCTCAACCCTTAAGGATGGATCATTGGCGGACGGGGTGAATTTCGGCCAAGATGTCAGCATTGGACTGCCAGCAGAGAACCTACCCGCAATCGGCGTTGGGAATCAAGAAACCATGATGTCTGGAAGCAGCTTTGCTGTACCGAAACTAGCCGGATATGCGATCTGTATTGTCGCTAGCACAAAAACCGCAAAGATGGACGGCGCCGAATTAGCGCGAGCCGTCAAAGATAGCATCCGCCCGCAGCACCATAATTACGCCTATGGGTTGTTTTTGTCAGACAGCCAAATTGATGCGGAATGCGCACCATATCGGCGCGCATCGCAATAA
- a CDS encoding c-type cytochrome produces MPLSASAFDRFTAHGGPVRDLALSPDGNYLVTASFDYSAVLWSAGDIAEKTTLIGHEAALNTAQFSPDGRLLATAGDDGLVLVWPADKFENPAIEPIILRGHKGKIVDLAFSDDNSMLASASWDGSIGIWPLDAGLDNAEGNVRFITGHEGPVNAVQFSDDSAFLYSAGYDGQIRYWRLENDEYLRSIVRNGWSVSVFAVDEKRDIVAFGSSDGVMSVTRISDQSELLRVGDERVPVLSLFYRAGSGFIGFGNAKGRVFLADTKDWSVVRDFNAANGPIWSLLVLPDQQSLMVAGLDDFITRWPIFEFPPEFLDRPGPARRFHPKQAVSNGELQFARKCSVCHTLTADGRRRAGPTLFGVFGRRAGGLEGYPYSPALQNSDIIWSAATINRLFEEGPDKVTPGTKMPIQRMKNAQDREDLVSFLQSATQN; encoded by the coding sequence ATGCCACTATCAGCGTCGGCCTTTGACCGGTTTACCGCGCATGGTGGGCCGGTTCGTGATCTGGCGCTATCACCCGATGGAAACTACCTCGTTACTGCCAGTTTTGATTATTCGGCAGTTTTGTGGTCGGCCGGTGATATTGCTGAAAAAACCACTCTTATAGGGCATGAAGCGGCGCTGAATACGGCGCAATTCTCGCCTGATGGTCGGCTGCTTGCGACCGCCGGTGATGATGGGTTGGTGCTGGTCTGGCCGGCTGACAAGTTTGAGAATCCGGCGATAGAGCCGATCATTCTGCGTGGCCATAAGGGTAAGATTGTTGATCTAGCTTTTTCCGACGATAATTCCATGCTGGCATCGGCCAGTTGGGACGGATCCATTGGCATTTGGCCGCTAGATGCTGGTCTTGATAATGCTGAGGGTAATGTCAGGTTTATTACCGGCCATGAGGGTCCGGTTAATGCGGTGCAGTTTTCCGATGATAGCGCCTTTCTCTATAGCGCAGGCTATGACGGACAAATCCGCTATTGGCGGCTGGAAAATGACGAATATCTGCGCAGCATTGTTCGCAATGGCTGGAGTGTCTCGGTTTTTGCCGTTGATGAGAAGCGCGATATTGTTGCGTTTGGGTCGTCTGACGGGGTGATGAGTGTGACGCGCATATCTGACCAGAGCGAGCTTTTGCGGGTTGGTGATGAGCGTGTGCCCGTGCTCTCGCTGTTCTATCGGGCGGGATCTGGCTTCATTGGCTTTGGTAATGCCAAGGGGCGGGTTTTTCTTGCCGACACAAAAGACTGGTCGGTTGTGCGTGATTTCAACGCGGCAAACGGCCCGATCTGGAGCTTGCTAGTCTTGCCTGATCAGCAATCTTTAATGGTGGCGGGGCTTGATGATTTCATTACACGCTGGCCGATTTTTGAATTTCCACCTGAATTTCTTGACAGACCGGGCCCAGCGCGCCGGTTTCATCCAAAGCAAGCCGTCAGCAATGGCGAATTGCAGTTCGCCCGTAAATGCAGTGTTTGTCATACGTTGACAGCAGATGGCCGGCGGCGTGCCGGACCAACATTATTTGGTGTTTTTGGTCGGCGTGCAGGGGGGCTTGAGGGATATCCATATTCACCGGCATTGCAGAACTCTGACATTATCTGGAGTGCCGCGACGATTAACCGTCTATTCGAAGAGGGGCCGGACAAGGTTACGCCCGGGACCAAAATGCCAATCCAGCGGATGAAAAATGCGCAAGATCGAGAGGATCTTGTGTCGTTCTTGCAATCTGCGACACAAAATTAG